A single region of the Salipaludibacillus sp. LMS25 genome encodes:
- a CDS encoding (Fe-S)-binding protein: MKISLFLTCLGDIVYPGDVGKSTVELLERLGCEVDFPLKQTCCGQPAYNSGFHNETRDVAKHMIRTFQHAEYVVSPSGSCITMLHEYPRLFEHDLEWCKVARELADKSYELTQFIVEVLGVSDVGAEFHANVTYHTSCHMTRLLGVKEPPVTLLKHVKGLTFSELPNKQQCCGFGGTFSVKMLPISEQMVNEKVEHIEETDADVLIGADLGCLMNIGGRIERQGKPIKVMHIAEVLNSQV; the protein is encoded by the coding sequence ATGAAAATATCATTATTCTTAACATGCTTGGGTGATATAGTGTATCCAGGGGATGTAGGCAAGAGCACTGTGGAGTTACTGGAGCGTCTAGGGTGTGAGGTTGATTTTCCGCTCAAACAAACGTGCTGTGGACAGCCGGCATATAATAGTGGATTTCATAACGAAACGAGAGATGTAGCAAAGCATATGATTCGAACCTTTCAACATGCTGAATATGTCGTTTCGCCATCAGGATCCTGTATTACGATGTTGCATGAATATCCTCGCCTTTTTGAACATGATTTAGAATGGTGTAAGGTGGCAAGGGAGCTTGCTGACAAATCTTATGAATTGACACAATTTATTGTTGAGGTCTTGGGTGTGAGCGATGTAGGTGCTGAATTTCATGCTAATGTGACTTATCATACTTCTTGTCACATGACACGGCTACTAGGGGTAAAAGAACCACCTGTTACTCTCTTAAAACATGTCAAAGGATTAACATTTTCGGAGCTGCCAAATAAGCAGCAGTGTTGTGGATTTGGAGGTACCTTTAGTGTCAAAATGTTACCGATTTCAGAACAGATGGTGAACGAAAAAGTTGAGCATATTGAAGAAACGGATGCCGACGTGTTAATTGGGGCTGATTTAGGATGTTTAATGAATATAGGGGGGCGTATTGAACGGCAAGGTAAGCCGATAAAAGTGATGCACATTGCAGAAGTATTAAATAGTCAAGTTTGA
- a CDS encoding IS5 family transposase → MYNHSEHHMLLPDDFFLPFGGKLNKHNRWVKLANLIPWWKVEDQYKHHLKDLTQGAHAYSVRLALGALIIKERLGTSDRETVEQVTENPYLQYFLGLPDYQEDPPFHASSMTHFRKRITRDILNQVNEWVVEEARGSSKEADSDDDDSHHGSGGASKSSVSKPDQPDKSEEPRYHQGKLLIDATCAPADITYPTDVTLLNKSREKLEGMIDTLHDSLGGSQKKPRTYRQKARKEYVSLTKQKKPSKRKLRKGIRKQLNYVKRDLKHVTNLVDQVGLSALSRRQYRDLLVIQAVYRQQKQMYTSKSHRIDDRIVSISQPHVRPIVRGKAHTNVEFGAKLSLVMRDGWAFLDNVRWDAYHEGTDLKRAIASYKNRFGYYPEAVLADRIYLTRENRAYCKREGIRLSGPKLGRPSKKENKEQKRVAYQDARERNAIEGKFGEAKRTYGLGLIRARLKETSESIIALQVLNLNLSKALRALHFFLLMTTIGSLTSDKRDCQMKTH, encoded by the coding sequence ATGTACAATCATTCAGAACATCACATGTTGTTACCTGACGATTTTTTTCTGCCATTTGGCGGCAAGTTAAATAAACATAACCGGTGGGTAAAACTGGCGAACCTTATTCCATGGTGGAAAGTAGAAGACCAGTATAAACATCACTTGAAAGACCTCACTCAAGGTGCGCACGCTTACTCGGTTCGGCTGGCTCTTGGTGCCCTTATCATTAAAGAAAGGTTAGGGACGAGTGACCGTGAAACGGTGGAGCAGGTGACTGAGAATCCGTATCTTCAGTACTTTCTAGGCTTGCCAGACTATCAAGAAGACCCACCCTTTCATGCCTCCTCGATGACTCATTTTAGAAAGCGTATTACCCGTGACATCTTGAACCAAGTAAATGAATGGGTGGTAGAAGAAGCCCGTGGCTCTTCTAAAGAGGCTGATTCTGATGATGACGACTCTCATCATGGCTCAGGTGGTGCTTCAAAGTCCTCCGTATCTAAACCAGATCAGCCGGATAAGTCTGAGGAACCACGTTATCATCAAGGAAAGCTGCTCATTGATGCGACATGTGCCCCAGCTGATATCACCTATCCGACTGACGTGACTCTTTTGAACAAGAGCCGTGAAAAATTAGAAGGCATGATTGATACCCTTCATGACTCCCTTGGTGGTAGTCAAAAGAAACCAAGAACATACCGTCAAAAAGCCCGTAAAGAGTATGTGAGTTTGACTAAGCAGAAGAAGCCGTCCAAACGTAAGCTGAGAAAGGGAATTAGAAAGCAACTCAACTACGTCAAACGTGATCTAAAGCATGTGACAAACTTGGTAGATCAGGTTGGGCTTTCAGCTTTAAGTCGTCGTCAGTATCGTGATCTCTTAGTGATTCAAGCCGTTTACCGACAACAAAAGCAGATGTACACGTCAAAATCTCATCGAATTGATGACAGAATCGTGAGTATCTCACAACCGCATGTACGACCGATTGTTCGAGGAAAAGCACACACAAACGTTGAATTTGGTGCGAAACTGTCACTCGTTATGAGGGATGGCTGGGCATTCCTAGATAACGTAAGGTGGGATGCCTACCACGAAGGGACAGATTTGAAAAGAGCGATAGCGTCGTACAAAAACCGCTTTGGGTATTATCCAGAAGCTGTTTTAGCAGATCGGATTTATCTGACACGTGAAAATCGTGCTTATTGCAAGCGAGAAGGGATTCGCCTTAGCGGTCCAAAGCTAGGAAGACCCTCGAAAAAAGAAAATAAAGAACAAAAACGAGTCGCCTACCAGGATGCACGTGAGCGAAATGCCATTGAGGGCAAATTCGGAGAAGCCAAACGCACTTATGGTTTAGGGCTTATTCGAGCACGTCTAAAAGAGACAAGTGAATCTATTATCGCCCTGCAAGTGTTAAATCTTAACTTGTCGAAGGCCTTAAGGGCTCTTCATTTTTTCTTGCTTATGACAACGATCGGATCACTCACGTCAGATAAACGAGACTGTCAGATGAAAACTCATTAA
- a CDS encoding LutB/LldF family L-lactate oxidation iron-sulfur protein, protein MGIKISDDKFFDRVDKGINNQFMREAVAGAQERLEGRKTVTTEAMGNWEDWRDLSEEIRQHTLENLDYYLEQFAENVAEQGGHVFFAANAEEANEYISHVVQKKQAKKIIKSKSMVTEEIGLNEALEQIGCEVIESDLGEWILQLDDHDPPSHIVVPALHKNKEQIRDTFQEKREYNQTSDPNELALFAREQLRQEFLTADVGITGCNFAVAESGSISLVTNEGNARLATTLPKTQITVMGMERIVPTWKELDILVSMLCRSAVGQKLTSYITGLTAGKRTDEVDGPEECHIVIVDNGRSTILGTRFQSALQCIRCAACINVCPVYRHVGGHSYGSIYPGPIGAVLTPLLEGYDDYKELPYASSLCAACTDACPVKIPLHDLLIEHRREIVENSGHSTFAEKLAMKGYAFAASHPGLYKVGSSQAPSFIKSVAKGDEEGKGKGPGPVKLWTSIRDLPESKGESFRKWFSEREKGGTAE, encoded by the coding sequence ATGGGGATAAAAATTAGTGACGATAAATTTTTCGATCGGGTAGATAAAGGGATTAATAATCAATTTATGAGAGAAGCAGTAGCAGGAGCCCAAGAGCGACTTGAAGGAAGAAAAACAGTGACGACAGAAGCGATGGGTAACTGGGAAGACTGGCGAGACCTTTCTGAAGAAATACGCCAGCACACGTTGGAAAATCTCGACTATTACTTAGAGCAGTTTGCAGAGAATGTGGCTGAACAAGGGGGACATGTGTTTTTTGCAGCTAATGCAGAAGAAGCGAACGAGTATATTAGTCATGTCGTGCAAAAGAAGCAGGCTAAAAAAATAATAAAATCTAAATCAATGGTAACAGAAGAGATCGGTTTAAATGAAGCGTTGGAGCAGATCGGCTGTGAGGTGATTGAATCAGATTTAGGCGAATGGATTCTTCAGTTGGACGATCATGATCCACCGTCACACATTGTTGTACCAGCACTTCATAAGAACAAGGAGCAAATTAGAGACACATTCCAAGAGAAAAGAGAGTATAACCAAACGTCAGACCCAAATGAACTAGCTCTTTTTGCCAGAGAGCAGTTGAGACAAGAATTTCTTACTGCGGATGTAGGCATTACGGGCTGTAATTTTGCTGTAGCAGAATCTGGCTCTATTTCGTTAGTGACTAACGAGGGAAACGCTAGGTTAGCTACCACCTTGCCGAAGACACAAATCACTGTCATGGGAATGGAGCGAATTGTGCCGACATGGAAGGAACTGGATATTTTAGTCAGTATGCTATGTAGAAGTGCAGTAGGACAAAAGTTGACAAGTTATATTACTGGATTAACAGCTGGAAAACGAACTGACGAAGTAGATGGCCCTGAAGAATGTCATATCGTCATCGTTGATAATGGACGGTCAACTATTTTAGGAACACGATTTCAATCCGCATTACAATGTATTCGCTGCGCTGCTTGTATTAATGTATGTCCAGTGTATCGCCATGTAGGTGGTCATTCATACGGATCTATCTATCCCGGTCCCATTGGGGCGGTCTTAACACCGTTGTTGGAAGGTTATGACGACTATAAGGAATTGCCTTATGCCTCGTCATTATGTGCCGCCTGTACGGACGCTTGCCCTGTAAAAATACCATTGCACGATTTATTGATCGAGCACCGCCGTGAAATCGTTGAGAATTCAGGACATTCTACATTTGCAGAAAAATTAGCTATGAAGGGGTACGCGTTTGCAGCGAGCCATCCCGGTCTATACAAAGTCGGATCCAGCCAAGCGCCAAGCTTCATAAAATCAGTGGCAAAAGGAGATGAAGAAGGTAAAGGGAAAGGACCTGGTCCGGTTAAGCTGTGGACTAGTATAAGGGATTTGCCTGAATCGAAAGGAGAGTCTTTCAGGAAATGGTTTAGTGAGCGTGAGAAAGGAGGGACCGCGGAATGA
- the dtd gene encoding D-aminoacyl-tRNA deacylase, with product MRVVVQRSREASVTVNNHVTGSIKHGLVLLVGVTHDDNEKDVEYTADKIAGLRLFEDDAQKMNLSVQDVNGQILSISQFTLYGDCRKGRRPNFMAAAKPEHAKALYDMFNERLKEKHGLTVETGVFGEMMDVALINDGPVTFIVDSQT from the coding sequence ATGCGAGTTGTGGTACAGCGATCTCGAGAAGCGAGTGTCACCGTCAATAATCATGTTACTGGTTCTATTAAACATGGCCTTGTCCTTTTAGTCGGAGTCACTCATGACGATAACGAAAAAGATGTGGAATATACAGCTGATAAAATAGCTGGTCTTCGATTGTTTGAAGATGATGCTCAGAAAATGAATTTATCTGTTCAAGATGTGAATGGACAAATTTTATCCATTTCTCAATTTACTTTGTATGGTGATTGTCGAAAAGGACGACGCCCTAATTTCATGGCAGCAGCAAAACCAGAGCACGCAAAAGCTCTCTATGACATGTTCAATGAACGCCTTAAAGAAAAACATGGACTTACTGTGGAAACAGGTGTTTTTGGAGAAATGATGGATGTGGCGTTAATAAATGACGGACCGGTGACATTTATTGTAGATAGCCAAACTTAA
- the aspS gene encoding aspartate--tRNA ligase has protein sequence MNQRTHVCGEILEELIGEQVVLQGWVKKRRDLGQVIFIDLRDRSGHVQIVFNGEKYPEALSTAEKVRNEYVLEITGTVVKRDEETINEKIATGKVEVIVDNVTILNASKPVPFMIEDNVEISEDVRLKYRYLDLRRPKMHDTMETRYRTTKLVRDILDEQSFMEIETPMLTKSTPEGARDYLVPSRVHEGEFYALPQSPQLFKQLLMVSGFERYYQIARCFRDEDLRADRQPEFTQVDIEASFMGKEQLLEMMEEMMVRIVKEIKGVDIQKPFPRLTYAEAMNRFGSDKPDTRYGMELVDISKQVENSDFKVFASTVQNGGVVKGICVKGVADNYSRKDLDDLSSFAEIYGGKGLAWLKVEENNTLKGPIAKFFDVEASTTIVESFAAEAGDVLFFVADKQRVAWDVLGALRIKFAKELDLVNYEDFNFLWVTEFPLLSYDEDEKRYVAEHHPFTRPLAEDEALLTTAPEKVRAEAYDLVLNGYELGGGSQRIFERPLQEKMFTALGFTDEEAKSQFGFLLDAFEYGTPPHGGIALGLDRLVMILAGRSNLRDTIAFPKTASASCLLTNAPSSVSEKQLEELQLAVTVEKEE, from the coding sequence GTGAATCAAAGAACACATGTATGCGGAGAAATATTAGAAGAATTAATCGGTGAGCAAGTTGTCTTGCAGGGATGGGTCAAAAAGCGCCGAGATTTAGGCCAAGTTATTTTTATTGATTTGCGTGATCGCTCTGGGCATGTGCAAATCGTATTCAACGGAGAAAAGTATCCAGAAGCATTAAGTACCGCAGAGAAAGTAAGAAATGAGTATGTGCTTGAAATAACAGGAACGGTTGTAAAGCGTGATGAAGAAACGATTAATGAAAAAATAGCTACAGGTAAAGTAGAGGTAATAGTCGATAACGTGACGATTTTGAATGCGTCTAAGCCAGTGCCATTTATGATTGAAGATAACGTGGAGATTTCTGAAGATGTTAGGCTTAAATACCGTTACCTTGATTTACGACGTCCAAAAATGCACGATACGATGGAAACCCGTTATCGCACCACAAAATTAGTTAGGGATATATTGGATGAGCAGAGCTTTATGGAAATTGAAACACCGATGTTAACGAAAAGTACTCCAGAAGGAGCAAGGGACTACCTTGTACCATCACGGGTACATGAAGGGGAATTTTACGCTTTACCGCAATCGCCACAATTATTTAAACAGCTCTTAATGGTATCTGGCTTTGAACGTTACTATCAAATTGCTCGTTGTTTCCGGGATGAGGATCTGCGCGCTGACAGACAACCTGAATTTACCCAAGTGGATATTGAAGCTTCCTTTATGGGGAAAGAGCAGCTGCTAGAGATGATGGAAGAGATGATGGTACGTATCGTCAAAGAAATAAAAGGCGTTGACATTCAGAAACCATTTCCTCGTTTAACATATGCGGAAGCCATGAATCGATTTGGTTCTGACAAACCAGATACACGTTATGGTATGGAATTAGTGGATATTTCGAAACAAGTTGAAAACAGTGATTTTAAAGTATTTGCAAGCACCGTTCAAAATGGTGGTGTCGTAAAAGGAATTTGTGTTAAGGGTGTAGCAGATAACTATTCTCGTAAAGATTTAGATGACTTGAGTTCGTTTGCTGAAATTTACGGTGGCAAAGGCCTCGCTTGGTTAAAAGTAGAAGAAAACAATACATTAAAAGGTCCGATAGCCAAGTTTTTTGATGTGGAAGCTTCTACTACTATCGTCGAGAGTTTTGCGGCAGAAGCTGGTGATGTTCTGTTTTTCGTCGCAGATAAACAGCGAGTCGCATGGGATGTGCTAGGAGCATTACGTATTAAATTTGCTAAAGAGCTGGATCTCGTCAACTACGAAGACTTTAACTTCCTTTGGGTCACGGAATTTCCACTTCTATCATATGATGAAGATGAAAAAAGATATGTAGCCGAGCATCATCCTTTTACACGCCCACTTGCTGAAGATGAAGCGTTGTTGACCACTGCGCCAGAAAAAGTAAGAGCAGAAGCATATGATCTAGTCCTAAATGGTTATGAACTTGGCGGAGGATCACAGCGTATTTTTGAACGACCACTTCAAGAAAAAATGTTTACAGCTCTCGGCTTTACAGATGAGGAAGCAAAAAGCCAATTTGGCTTCTTACTAGATGCATTTGAATATGGCACACCGCCGCACGGAGGGATTGCTCTAGGATTAGATAGACTCGTCATGATCCTTGCCGGGAGATCAAATTTACGAGACACGATCGCATTCCCTAAGACAGCTAGCGCTAGTTGTTTACTAACGAATGCGCCGAGTAGTGTAAGTGAGAAACAATTAGAAGAGTTGCAATTAGCTGTGACAGTTGAAAAGGAAGAGTAA
- the hisS gene encoding histidine--tRNA ligase has protein sequence MKYKLPRGTQDILPGESEKWQYIEAKAHNLCQRYNYKEIRTPIFEQTDLFARGVGDTTDIVQKEMYTFEDRGGRSLTLRPEGTASTVRSFVENKLHGWATQPAKLYYIGPMFRYERPQSGRMRQFVQFGVEAMGSADPAIDAEVIGLAMDFYHELGLKNLKLIINSLGDKESRRNHREALINHFKPQIEEFCKDCQTRLEKNPLRILDCKVDRDHELMADAPAILQYLNEESVAYFEQVKTFLNDMDISYEVDASLVRGLDYYNNTAFEIMIDGDGFGAITTLSGGGRYNGLVEEIGGPATPGIGFALSIERLIMALETQGIELPLEPGLDAYLVTMGNEAKAAAPKLLHQLRHEGLKVDADYLDKKVKGQMKAADRQQAKVVLIIGDEELAADSVMLKSMATGEQELVPMTDITAKIKNDKSK, from the coding sequence ATGAAATACAAACTACCACGGGGGACACAAGATATTTTACCTGGTGAATCGGAAAAATGGCAATACATAGAAGCGAAAGCTCATAACTTGTGTCAACGCTATAATTATAAAGAAATTCGCACGCCAATTTTTGAACAGACAGATTTGTTTGCAAGAGGTGTGGGGGATACGACTGATATCGTTCAAAAAGAAATGTATACGTTTGAAGATCGTGGGGGCAGAAGCTTGACGTTAAGACCAGAGGGGACCGCCTCTACTGTCCGTTCATTCGTTGAAAATAAATTGCACGGGTGGGCTACTCAACCGGCTAAATTATATTACATTGGGCCCATGTTTCGTTATGAGCGTCCTCAATCAGGACGTATGCGCCAATTTGTGCAATTTGGTGTGGAAGCGATGGGAAGCGCGGACCCTGCTATAGACGCTGAAGTGATAGGTTTAGCGATGGATTTCTACCATGAACTTGGTTTGAAAAACTTAAAGCTTATTATAAACAGTCTCGGTGATAAAGAGAGCCGCCGTAATCATAGGGAAGCACTTATTAATCACTTTAAACCGCAAATTGAAGAGTTCTGTAAAGATTGTCAAACACGTCTTGAGAAAAACCCACTAAGAATTCTTGATTGTAAGGTTGATCGAGATCATGAACTAATGGCCGATGCTCCTGCTATACTCCAGTACTTAAATGAGGAGTCAGTCGCCTATTTTGAACAAGTAAAGACGTTTTTAAATGATATGGACATCTCTTACGAAGTGGATGCTTCACTCGTTCGTGGGCTTGATTATTATAATAATACCGCCTTTGAAATTATGATTGATGGAGATGGATTCGGTGCCATAACGACGTTGAGTGGCGGTGGTCGATACAATGGCCTTGTGGAAGAGATAGGTGGTCCAGCTACACCCGGAATAGGATTTGCCCTTAGCATTGAGCGCTTAATAATGGCACTTGAGACTCAAGGAATTGAACTGCCTCTGGAACCTGGATTAGATGCCTATCTTGTTACGATGGGAAACGAGGCGAAAGCAGCGGCGCCAAAACTATTACATCAATTACGCCATGAAGGCCTGAAAGTTGACGCGGACTACTTAGACAAAAAAGTGAAAGGGCAAATGAAAGCTGCTGATCGCCAGCAGGCGAAAGTCGTCCTTATTATTGGTGATGAAGAACTAGCGGCAGACTCAGTAATGCTTAAATCAATGGCCACTGGTGAACAAGAGCTAGTACCAATGACTGATATAACAGCTAAAATTAAAAACGATAAGAGTAAATAG
- a CDS encoding RsfA family transcriptional regulator, translated as MKVRQDAWSHEDDLLLAETVLRHIREGSTQLNAFDEVGDALNRTSAACGFRWNAVVRDKYEDAIKLAKKHRKQRKRQLAKEAKPHYTTFEPQVTTEFSAMPELNLTPSVTRPVETVTHSNNQDLSMSEVIKFLETFNENGTKSSLLEQENKELKQRVSSMEEKYNQLKKEYESIEEDYQSIIQIMDRARRMAVLEEEPSDRHAPSFRMDKNGNLEKVAK; from the coding sequence ATGAAAGTAAGACAAGATGCATGGTCCCATGAAGATGACTTATTGTTAGCCGAAACTGTTTTGCGTCACATTCGTGAAGGTAGTACCCAATTAAATGCCTTTGATGAAGTTGGCGATGCACTAAACCGTACGTCAGCCGCTTGCGGTTTCCGATGGAATGCTGTCGTACGGGATAAATATGAAGATGCAATTAAACTAGCAAAGAAGCACCGAAAGCAACGAAAACGTCAGCTTGCAAAAGAGGCTAAACCTCATTACACGACGTTCGAACCTCAAGTTACAACAGAATTCTCAGCGATGCCGGAGTTAAATCTCACTCCGAGTGTAACAAGACCTGTTGAAACCGTCACACATTCAAATAACCAAGATTTATCCATGAGTGAGGTCATTAAGTTTCTTGAAACATTTAACGAAAACGGAACTAAATCATCATTACTTGAGCAAGAAAACAAAGAATTAAAACAAAGGGTTTCCAGCATGGAAGAGAAGTATAATCAGTTAAAAAAAGAATATGAATCAATTGAAGAAGACTATCAGTCCATTATTCAGATTATGGATCGTGCCAGACGTATGGCAGTACTTGAAGAAGAACCTAGCGACAGGCATGCACCTTCATTCAGAATGGACAAGAATGGAAATCTAGAAAAGGTTGCAAAATAA
- a CDS encoding lactate utilization protein C, with the protein MSRGTIHNKDTFLTNVANQLGRKRQTSAVPLPKWEKSPQYNVFRDLSEDALLDEFVKQCEAIHTKVIVTEMKELHKTCEQVIHDLGGESLVYWEDPRFGKYGIDNVLEKERQAGMDVHAWSAAKGALNIEKAEKANIGITFSDVTLAESGTVVLFSDEGKGRSVSLLPKTYMAIIPKRTLVPRMTQATDLIHERIKAGEKPPSCINFISGPSNSADIELRLVVGVHGPVRVTYVVIEDD; encoded by the coding sequence ATGAGTCGAGGAACAATTCATAATAAAGACACATTTTTAACTAATGTGGCTAATCAGCTTGGCCGAAAGCGACAGACGTCTGCCGTGCCTTTACCTAAGTGGGAGAAATCACCTCAATATAATGTATTTAGAGACTTATCTGAAGACGCTTTACTTGATGAATTTGTTAAACAGTGTGAAGCGATTCATACAAAGGTCATCGTCACAGAGATGAAGGAGCTTCATAAGACCTGTGAACAGGTGATTCATGATCTCGGTGGAGAATCTCTCGTTTATTGGGAGGATCCTAGGTTTGGTAAATATGGTATAGATAACGTACTTGAAAAAGAAAGACAGGCAGGAATGGATGTACATGCATGGTCAGCGGCTAAAGGCGCCTTAAATATTGAAAAAGCAGAAAAGGCTAATATCGGCATCACATTTTCTGATGTGACATTGGCTGAGTCGGGTACGGTTGTATTATTTAGTGATGAAGGTAAAGGACGATCAGTAAGCCTCCTTCCCAAAACATATATGGCGATCATACCAAAAAGGACACTCGTTCCAAGAATGACACAGGCAACAGATTTAATTCATGAACGAATTAAAGCAGGTGAAAAGCCGCCCTCTTGTATTAATTTTATTTCTGGACCAAGTAATTCAGCAGACATTGAGTTAAGGTTAGTGGTAGGGGTGCACGGACCCGTCCGTGTGACGTATGTCGTAATAGAGGACGACTAA
- a CDS encoding bifunctional (p)ppGpp synthetase/guanosine-3',5'-bis(diphosphate) 3'-pyrophosphohydrolase produces the protein MTSEQVFQKASEYLSDQDVAFVRKAYETAEDAHCEQYRKSGEPYIWHPIQVAGILVDLGMDPNTIAAAFLHDVVEDTDVPLEELAKQFGEEVAMLVDGVTKLGKIKYKSKEEQQAENHRKMFVAMARDIRVILIKLADRLHNMRTLKHLPPEKQRRIANETLEIFAPLAHRLGISTIKWELEDTSLRYLNPQQYYRIVNLMKKKRAEREDYISEVQTQIRARLEKMNVKAEINGRAKHIYSIYRKMVLQNKQFNEIYDLLAVRIIVDSIKDCYAVLGTIHTHWKPMPGRFKDYIAMPKANMYQSLHTTVIGPKGDPLEVQIRSEDMHKVAEFGVAAHWAYKEGKTVNDSESLETKMSWFREILEWQNDADDAQEFMESLKIDLFSDMVFVFTPKGDVIELPKGSVPLDFAFRIHTEVGNRCIGAKVNGKMVPLDHHLKTGDIVEVLTSKHSYGPSKDWLKITQSSHAKNKIRQWFKKERREENVEKGREQVEKEIEKKGYKIKEVLTAENIERVADKFSFSTEEDMYAAVGYNGITAAQIVTRLTDDIRKKQDEEQESQTLTEAVKELKPQERKSSKTSAGVRVKGIDNLLIRLSRCCNPVPGDDIIGYITKGRGVSIHRKDCPNIANDEANARLLPVEWEGNQEKPKNYNVDIEISGYDRRALLNDVLQAVAETKTNINAVSGRSDKNKMATIHMTISIQNISHLQRVVDRIKQISDIYSVRRIMH, from the coding sequence ATGACTAGTGAGCAAGTTTTTCAAAAGGCAAGTGAATATTTATCCGATCAGGATGTGGCATTTGTGCGGAAGGCTTATGAAACGGCCGAGGATGCCCATTGTGAACAATACCGGAAATCAGGAGAACCATATATTTGGCACCCGATTCAGGTGGCCGGCATTCTTGTTGACTTGGGTATGGATCCCAATACGATTGCTGCTGCTTTTCTACATGATGTCGTAGAGGATACAGACGTTCCCCTAGAAGAATTAGCCAAACAGTTTGGTGAAGAAGTGGCTATGCTTGTGGACGGTGTCACAAAGCTCGGAAAAATTAAATATAAATCTAAAGAAGAGCAACAGGCAGAAAATCATCGAAAAATGTTTGTTGCTATGGCACGGGATATACGGGTTATTTTAATTAAGTTGGCTGACAGGCTTCATAATATGAGGACATTAAAGCATTTACCACCTGAAAAACAGCGACGCATTGCCAACGAAACATTGGAAATTTTCGCTCCTCTTGCTCATAGACTAGGGATTTCGACAATAAAATGGGAGCTTGAAGATACATCCCTACGGTACCTCAATCCTCAGCAATACTATCGTATCGTTAATTTAATGAAGAAGAAACGAGCAGAACGTGAAGATTATATTAGCGAGGTGCAGACACAGATTAGAGCACGGCTCGAAAAGATGAACGTCAAAGCAGAAATTAACGGACGAGCTAAGCACATCTATAGTATTTACCGTAAAATGGTGCTACAAAATAAACAATTTAATGAAATATATGATCTGCTAGCTGTCCGTATTATTGTTGATAGTATTAAGGATTGTTATGCTGTTCTCGGTACAATTCATACACACTGGAAGCCAATGCCTGGTCGGTTTAAAGACTATATTGCTATGCCAAAAGCCAATATGTATCAATCTCTCCACACGACCGTAATCGGTCCGAAAGGGGACCCTTTAGAAGTTCAAATTAGATCAGAAGATATGCACAAAGTTGCAGAATTCGGTGTGGCAGCCCATTGGGCATATAAAGAGGGAAAAACGGTCAACGATTCTGAATCACTCGAAACGAAGATGTCCTGGTTTCGTGAAATTCTTGAATGGCAAAATGATGCTGATGATGCCCAGGAATTTATGGAATCATTAAAAATTGATCTTTTCTCAGACATGGTCTTTGTCTTCACTCCTAAAGGTGACGTGATTGAGCTGCCAAAAGGCTCTGTACCATTAGATTTTGCATTTAGAATCCATACTGAAGTAGGGAATAGGTGCATTGGTGCAAAAGTAAATGGGAAAATGGTTCCTCTTGATCATCATCTAAAAACAGGTGATATCGTTGAAGTCTTAACATCTAAACATTCATACGGACCTAGTAAAGACTGGCTTAAGATCACACAAAGCTCTCATGCTAAAAATAAAATTCGGCAATGGTTTAAGAAAGAACGCCGAGAAGAGAATGTAGAAAAAGGGCGGGAGCAAGTCGAGAAGGAAATTGAAAAAAAGGGGTATAAAATCAAGGAAGTACTCACTGCGGAAAATATTGAGCGAGTAGCAGATAAATTCAGCTTTTCTACAGAAGAAGACATGTATGCAGCTGTTGGATATAACGGGATTACTGCCGCACAAATCGTCACGAGGCTAACGGATGACATCCGCAAAAAGCAGGACGAGGAACAAGAGAGTCAAACGTTGACTGAAGCGGTTAAAGAATTAAAGCCCCAAGAAAGAAAGTCGAGTAAAACGAGCGCAGGTGTGCGTGTCAAAGGGATCGATAACCTTCTCATAAGATTATCTCGCTGCTGTAACCCAGTTCCTGGAGACGATATTATTGGTTATATTACGAAAGGACGAGGTGTATCGATCCATCGAAAAGATTGTCCTAACATTGCCAACGATGAAGCGAATGCTCGCCTATTGCCTGTGGAATGGGAAGGAAATCAGGAAAAGCCAAAAAATTACAATGTGGATATTGAGATTTCAGGTTATGATCGCCGTGCCTTGTTAAATGATGTGTTGCAAGCAGTGGCGGAAACAAAAACGAATATTAATGCTGTTTCCGGTCGCTCTGACAAAAATAAAATGGCGACTATTCATATGACAATTTCGATTCAAAATATTTCACATTTACAACGAGTGGTGGACCGGATTAAACAAATTTCAGATATATATTCTGTTAGAAGAATTATGCATTAA